A single Pseudoalteromonas phenolica DNA region contains:
- a CDS encoding TrmH family RNA methyltransferase produces the protein MISKNQLKLLRALAQKKYRKQHNCYLVQGEKNILELFAANMPVKQLFASPEFIAAHKDKIIADDIVEADEESLSKASTLVSNNAAVAIVTMPEQSCIDTSGLVLALDGVSDPGNLGTIIRVADWYGLKQIVVSQDCADHFNPKVISATMGSFVRVNVIRTDLAAFLADCEGDIYGAYLGGQSVHKTQFAANGVLVMGSESHGIREQVAPYINQKITIPAFGGAESLNVAMATGIILDNIKRQDYTNPQ, from the coding sequence ATGATTTCTAAAAACCAACTTAAATTATTGCGTGCATTGGCGCAAAAAAAATATCGCAAACAACATAATTGCTATTTAGTACAAGGAGAAAAAAATATCCTTGAGTTGTTTGCTGCCAATATGCCAGTAAAACAGTTGTTTGCCTCACCAGAATTTATTGCTGCCCATAAGGATAAAATTATTGCTGATGACATCGTCGAAGCTGATGAAGAGAGTTTAAGTAAAGCGAGTACCTTAGTAAGTAACAATGCTGCCGTTGCCATTGTTACTATGCCAGAGCAAAGCTGCATAGATACATCAGGTCTCGTGTTAGCGCTTGATGGGGTATCAGACCCAGGTAATTTAGGCACTATTATTCGAGTAGCTGATTGGTATGGCCTAAAACAAATCGTGGTTAGCCAAGACTGTGCTGATCATTTCAACCCAAAAGTAATTAGTGCGACCATGGGCTCGTTTGTTCGTGTTAATGTAATCCGCACTGACTTGGCGGCATTTTTAGCGGACTGTGAAGGCGATATTTATGGTGCATATCTTGGTGGTCAAAGCGTCCATAAAACGCAGTTTGCTGCAAATGGGGTGTTGGTGATGGGCAGCGAATCTCATGGTATTCGTGAACAAGTTGCGCCGTACATCAACCAAAAGATCACAATCCCTGCTTTTGGTGGGGCAGAGTCGCTCAATGTGGCCATGGCTACTGGTATCATCCTAGATAACATTAAACGCCAAGATTATACCAACCCTCAATAA
- a CDS encoding TonB-dependent receptor has product MSKKYTKSLIAASLSCAFLNTTAFAEDDNTSHESMETIIIMGEKADRTLKDTASSVSVINEELLKTLSHLSVTSAVSEIANVVVKPGALPDIRGVSGNGAAAGFNGVTGGAKGRVSILVDGIYQPYMADLTGDSGIWDVEQIEVFRGPQSTTNGRNSIGGMIFIKTKDPSFDWEAAGRLGYRNQSDYIDTSVMASGPIIEDELAFRFTAQNLQGNDYDNSIIHPTHDPEFDLDKLKTTRYGTKLLWKPRALEGFSSMLSFDSNSEEGNSGRRYFRNDDPWAYVPNFERNMDTDTRTTKLNVDYIIDKDSSVDVLWAYMDHKWGFNSYELVEARNQLLIMNEKNVTFDGKYNFGLNDTTLKGFIGLAYFERKQDYQSHTGFLYQGNDNSDSSAIYGEVSYNINEQFSVISGLRVEKESQFRDYIENAMEGEQLVHRSRSVLDQDSTIRLPKVVLQYKINEQHTANISARRGYNSAGGAFNWMTQQYYYYDAEYVNTYEAGLRSSLNDGNVNFSANVFFNAYQGYQAVGPNRNIDNLARVDTYGLELEVSAMLSDNLQVTGGLGLLETEMKDGTETFKDLDGKELNSAPKITANAGLKYWINDAFNVGLSGNYVDEFFGTFTNEPEKKAGNYSLVRVHANYELENWLFNVFVNNALDRQAVTLRQPANARDPYGNAGIVDPRTLGISATYTF; this is encoded by the coding sequence ATGTCTAAGAAGTATACCAAAAGCCTAATTGCTGCTTCACTGTCCTGTGCATTTTTAAACACAACCGCTTTCGCTGAAGATGACAACACATCACATGAATCAATGGAAACCATCATTATCATGGGTGAAAAGGCTGATAGAACGCTTAAAGATACGGCTTCTTCAGTTTCTGTAATCAATGAAGAGTTACTTAAAACATTAAGTCACTTAAGCGTAACATCAGCTGTATCTGAAATTGCCAATGTTGTTGTTAAGCCGGGTGCTTTACCTGACATTCGAGGTGTATCAGGTAATGGTGCTGCCGCAGGCTTTAATGGTGTAACAGGCGGTGCTAAAGGCCGAGTTTCAATCTTAGTTGATGGCATTTATCAACCTTATATGGCTGACTTAACCGGTGATTCTGGTATTTGGGATGTAGAACAAATCGAGGTATTCAGAGGTCCTCAGTCAACGACTAATGGCCGAAACAGCATTGGTGGCATGATCTTCATTAAAACCAAAGATCCAAGCTTTGATTGGGAAGCTGCAGGTAGACTTGGATACCGTAATCAAAGTGATTATATTGATACTTCTGTGATGGCATCAGGCCCTATTATTGAAGATGAATTAGCGTTTAGATTCACGGCACAAAACCTTCAAGGCAATGATTATGATAACAGCATCATTCACCCAACTCATGACCCTGAGTTTGACTTAGACAAACTCAAAACAACGCGTTATGGCACGAAGCTATTATGGAAACCTAGAGCCCTTGAAGGGTTTTCTTCTATGCTGAGTTTTGACAGCAACAGTGAAGAAGGTAACTCAGGCCGCCGCTATTTCAGAAATGACGATCCTTGGGCTTACGTACCAAATTTCGAAAGAAATATGGACACAGACACACGTACAACAAAATTAAATGTCGACTACATAATTGATAAAGACAGCAGTGTCGATGTGCTATGGGCATACATGGATCATAAATGGGGCTTTAATTCATATGAATTAGTTGAAGCTAGAAATCAGCTACTCATTATGAATGAAAAGAACGTGACTTTTGATGGTAAATATAACTTTGGGTTAAATGATACAACGCTTAAGGGCTTTATTGGTCTGGCCTATTTTGAGCGTAAACAAGACTACCAAAGTCATACGGGCTTTTTATACCAAGGTAACGACAATAGTGATTCGAGCGCAATCTATGGTGAAGTCAGTTACAACATCAATGAGCAATTCAGCGTAATTTCAGGCCTACGTGTAGAGAAAGAGTCACAGTTTCGTGACTATATAGAAAATGCAATGGAAGGTGAGCAACTGGTTCATCGTTCTCGCTCTGTACTTGACCAGGATAGCACCATTCGCTTACCAAAGGTTGTTCTGCAATACAAAATCAACGAACAACATACCGCAAACATCAGTGCACGCCGTGGCTATAACTCAGCCGGTGGAGCCTTTAATTGGATGACGCAGCAGTACTATTACTACGATGCAGAATACGTTAACACCTACGAAGCTGGTCTAAGGAGCTCTCTGAATGATGGTAATGTTAACTTCAGCGCCAATGTATTCTTTAATGCCTACCAGGGCTATCAAGCTGTAGGCCCTAACAGAAATATTGATAACCTAGCGCGTGTTGATACTTATGGACTTGAGTTAGAAGTGTCTGCAATGCTCTCTGACAATTTACAGGTTACTGGTGGCCTAGGTCTTCTTGAGACAGAAATGAAAGATGGCACTGAAACCTTCAAAGATTTAGATGGTAAAGAGCTCAACTCAGCACCCAAAATCACCGCCAATGCAGGTTTAAAATATTGGATTAATGACGCCTTCAATGTAGGCCTTTCTGGTAATTATGTTGATGAGTTTTTTGGGACATTTACTAATGAACCAGAAAAGAAAGCGGGTAACTACTCTCTGGTTCGAGTACATGCCAACTATGAGTTAGAAAATTGGCTTTTCAATGTTTTCGTGAACAATGCGTTAGATAGACAAGCAGTAACACTGCGTCAACCAGCCAATGCTCGCGACCCTTATGGCAACGCAGGTATTGTCGACCCCCGCACTTTAGGTATTTCAGCGACTTATACGTTTTAA
- the cysZ gene encoding sulfate transporter CysZ, whose amino-acid sequence MQLSKGIEYFIAGFSLITQKGLKRFVFIPLFINVLLFGSSLFFLYDWLVQGFDYINNLLPSWLSWLEWLMWPIAILVILFSYSMVFTVITNFIAAPFNGLLSEKVELYLTGQSINDDKLSDTLKDVPRMLGREWTKLCYYLPRAIGFFILLWILPVFGQIMWVLFTCWMYNVQYNDYPFDNHKIHFKQMKDDLKSEQGLSYGFGFAVFVLTSIPFVNLIVMPVAVCGATKLWVENYRKNYREV is encoded by the coding sequence GTGCAATTGAGCAAAGGTATCGAGTATTTCATTGCTGGATTTTCGTTAATTACCCAAAAAGGACTAAAGCGCTTTGTATTTATTCCACTGTTTATTAACGTTTTACTATTCGGTAGTTCATTATTCTTTTTATATGATTGGCTAGTTCAAGGTTTTGATTACATAAATAACTTACTGCCATCTTGGTTAAGCTGGCTTGAATGGCTAATGTGGCCGATTGCTATCTTGGTGATCTTATTCTCCTACTCTATGGTGTTCACTGTGATAACCAATTTCATCGCAGCGCCATTTAATGGTTTACTCAGTGAAAAAGTTGAACTCTATTTAACAGGCCAATCCATCAATGACGATAAGTTGTCAGACACCCTGAAAGACGTACCGCGTATGCTTGGACGAGAGTGGACTAAACTTTGTTACTATCTTCCTAGGGCAATTGGTTTCTTTATTTTACTTTGGATATTACCGGTATTTGGGCAAATCATGTGGGTACTATTTACTTGTTGGATGTACAACGTACAGTACAACGACTACCCGTTTGATAATCACAAAATTCATTTCAAGCAAATGAAAGACGACCTAAAAAGCGAGCAAGGGTTATCGTACGGGTTTGGTTTTGCAGTATTCGTACTCACCTCAATTCCTTTTGTAAACTTAATCGTAATGCCTGTTGCGGTCTGTGGCGCAACCAAGCTATGGGTTGAGAACTACCGTAAAAACTATCGCGAAGTTTAA
- a CDS encoding chromosome segregation SMC family protein, which translates to MRLTHIKLAGFKSFVEPSKIPFPDQMTCVVGPNGCGKSNVIDAVRWVLGESSAKNLRGDAMTDVIFNGSTHRKPVSQASVELFFDNTSGVLQGSLANRNQIAIKRLVTRDGQSLYFLNGSKCRKRDITDIFLGTGLGPRSYAIIEQGMISRLIESRPQELRVFLEEAAGVSKYKERRRETQTRIQSTRDNLERLLDMRQELKNQLDKLSVQAEQAKQYRELKRDERLLKGQVAVIKWQKLNAQQQQKAAEIAELEKQIRFFSDAHQGHADVLSALEAKLEQDTHKLEETQQQKHRIHTEIIRFEQQKLSAQQQKTQLQADIDKQKQAFKEAQDALQTLQQAQTEFTEQQQAAEQGLEQVKDVLLKAQSAFESSQAAHKAQQTKLTAGQHEISEQRQALQQAEQNCKQAELSLTHLQENIADVAKQIEQQQSQSVTKELDAAKAEFNQLAKQMAGLQSQGKQLAVALDEAQTNYTKAELEERESAQKISSYKANISALENVLNSLTDDVKQTLLQTLSVNARDAAIVESALLGMTLLPVSESSTEHGVWDNTKAPREGSVASLLQGQVYPEFLNQIQLLGQAQRFTPEQGWWMAVDDEGNLYGENFKVSKSKQTSLGLLTQQTQLNELNDELPKLIADVEQTKTQKEVLQTRLQAAQQEIESNSANIHQIAQGMAKAQTHSELLEKQHANWQRTLEQYQQKQDSLQAQLNEQTAPITEQKQQIADIEAALELLQAQQIELQAQADEQEQAYIQAASHSQTAQQALHQAELELQKVQNTWQLEQTKQQHSQSVLNSALERLETLQQQLEDQQLPLLECEEQLMVLVEQHQEIEIQLEQCQTQKAQAQKALQDKQASLQDAQSGVTKKQNQLQQLKLAEQELMIKAQLMLEPLQELQQTLKDILTSLPETPKLVSFQSKLQNTTKQLLDLGAVNLAAIEEYDQALERKTYLDEQLDDLTAALETLEGAIRKIDRETKLRFKQTFDQVNKDFAGLFPKVFGGGQAYLELTSDDLLETGVAIMARPPGKKNSTIHLLSGGEKALTALSLVFSIFRLNPAPFCMLDEVDAPLDDANVVRFCRLVEEMSQSVQFIYISHNKIAMEMAGRLTGVTMAEPGVSRMVAVDIEQAVQMAQT; encoded by the coding sequence ATGCGGCTGACCCATATTAAGCTTGCAGGCTTTAAATCATTTGTTGAGCCCAGCAAGATCCCATTTCCAGATCAGATGACCTGTGTGGTCGGCCCAAATGGCTGTGGTAAGTCTAACGTCATTGATGCCGTGCGCTGGGTGTTGGGTGAAAGCTCAGCTAAGAACCTGCGTGGCGATGCCATGACAGACGTTATTTTTAACGGCTCAACACACCGTAAACCGGTCTCCCAAGCTTCGGTAGAACTTTTCTTTGATAATACTTCAGGTGTGTTACAAGGCAGTCTTGCTAATCGAAATCAAATCGCCATTAAGCGTCTAGTAACTCGTGATGGTCAGTCACTATATTTTCTCAATGGTAGCAAATGTCGTAAACGTGATATTACCGACATTTTCTTAGGCACAGGCCTTGGGCCGCGTAGCTATGCGATTATCGAGCAGGGGATGATCTCTCGCTTAATTGAAAGCCGCCCACAAGAGCTCAGAGTATTTTTAGAAGAAGCAGCTGGTGTTTCTAAGTACAAAGAGCGACGTCGCGAAACGCAAACCCGTATTCAAAGTACCCGTGATAATTTAGAGCGCTTGCTAGACATGCGCCAAGAGCTGAAAAATCAGCTTGATAAACTCTCGGTGCAAGCAGAGCAAGCCAAACAATATCGTGAGCTTAAGCGAGATGAGCGTTTGCTCAAAGGCCAAGTCGCAGTCATAAAATGGCAAAAGCTAAATGCACAACAACAACAAAAAGCGGCCGAAATTGCTGAACTTGAAAAACAAATTCGCTTTTTTAGTGACGCCCATCAAGGCCATGCTGATGTGCTCTCAGCATTAGAAGCAAAGCTTGAGCAAGACACTCATAAACTAGAAGAAACACAACAACAAAAGCATCGCATTCATACTGAGATAATTCGCTTTGAACAGCAAAAACTCAGTGCACAGCAACAAAAGACGCAACTACAAGCTGATATAGATAAACAAAAGCAAGCATTTAAAGAAGCGCAAGACGCGCTGCAAACCCTTCAACAGGCGCAAACGGAGTTTACCGAGCAACAACAAGCGGCAGAGCAAGGGCTTGAGCAAGTGAAAGACGTGTTATTAAAAGCGCAAAGTGCCTTTGAATCGTCACAGGCTGCTCATAAAGCACAGCAAACGAAGTTAACTGCGGGTCAACATGAGATATCGGAGCAGCGCCAAGCACTTCAGCAAGCAGAGCAAAACTGTAAGCAAGCAGAGTTATCCCTGACTCATTTGCAAGAAAATATAGCAGATGTGGCAAAGCAAATTGAACAGCAGCAAAGTCAATCAGTCACAAAAGAGCTCGATGCAGCAAAAGCCGAGTTTAATCAGCTTGCGAAACAAATGGCAGGGCTTCAATCGCAGGGCAAGCAACTGGCTGTGGCTTTAGATGAAGCACAGACTAATTATACAAAGGCCGAGCTTGAAGAGCGCGAGAGTGCGCAAAAGATCAGTAGCTACAAAGCAAATATCAGTGCGTTAGAGAATGTGCTGAACTCACTGACCGATGACGTAAAGCAGACGTTACTGCAAACCTTATCCGTTAATGCGAGAGATGCAGCGATTGTTGAAAGTGCGCTGCTTGGCATGACTTTATTACCTGTGAGCGAAAGCAGCACTGAGCATGGTGTTTGGGATAACACCAAAGCGCCTCGCGAAGGCTCAGTTGCAAGTTTATTGCAGGGGCAGGTTTACCCTGAATTTTTAAACCAGATCCAATTACTTGGGCAAGCTCAGCGATTTACCCCTGAGCAAGGCTGGTGGATGGCTGTTGATGACGAGGGCAACTTGTATGGAGAGAACTTTAAGGTTAGTAAGTCTAAACAAACCTCTTTGGGCTTATTAACACAGCAAACGCAATTAAACGAACTTAACGACGAATTACCAAAACTAATCGCAGACGTTGAGCAAACAAAAACGCAAAAAGAAGTCTTACAAACACGTTTACAAGCAGCACAACAAGAAATAGAGAGTAATAGTGCCAATATTCACCAAATCGCTCAGGGTATGGCGAAGGCACAAACTCACTCCGAGTTATTAGAAAAGCAACATGCTAATTGGCAGCGAACACTAGAGCAATATCAACAAAAGCAAGACTCGCTTCAAGCACAATTAAATGAGCAAACAGCGCCTATTACCGAACAAAAACAACAGATTGCGGACATAGAAGCTGCTCTTGAGTTACTGCAAGCGCAGCAAATTGAGTTACAAGCTCAGGCCGACGAACAAGAACAGGCATACATTCAGGCTGCAAGTCACTCGCAAACGGCTCAGCAAGCATTGCATCAGGCAGAGCTTGAGTTACAAAAAGTTCAAAATACGTGGCAACTTGAGCAAACAAAACAGCAACACAGTCAAAGCGTGTTAAATAGCGCCCTAGAGCGTCTTGAAACCTTACAACAGCAATTAGAAGATCAACAACTGCCACTGCTAGAGTGTGAAGAGCAGTTGATGGTTTTAGTTGAGCAGCATCAAGAAATCGAAATTCAGCTAGAGCAGTGCCAAACACAAAAAGCACAAGCCCAAAAAGCACTGCAAGATAAACAAGCGAGTTTGCAAGACGCGCAATCGGGCGTAACAAAAAAACAAAATCAGCTTCAACAGCTAAAATTAGCAGAGCAAGAGCTAATGATTAAAGCACAGCTGATGCTAGAGCCCCTTCAAGAGTTGCAGCAAACACTCAAAGATATTCTGACAAGTTTGCCAGAAACCCCTAAGCTGGTGAGCTTCCAGTCAAAGTTACAAAACACCACCAAGCAGTTATTGGACTTAGGCGCGGTTAACCTTGCTGCGATTGAAGAGTATGACCAAGCACTTGAGCGCAAAACATATTTAGACGAGCAATTGGATGATCTAACTGCCGCACTCGAAACGCTTGAAGGCGCTATTCGTAAAATAGACCGAGAAACCAAGCTGCGCTTTAAGCAAACCTTTGATCAAGTAAATAAAGACTTTGCAGGCTTGTTTCCGAAAGTGTTTGGGGGCGGTCAAGCCTATCTTGAGTTGACCTCAGATGACCTGTTAGAAACCGGTGTCGCGATTATGGCAAGGCCGCCAGGCAAGAAAAACTCAACAATTCACCTCTTAAGTGGTGGAGAAAAAGCGCTGACCGCATTATCATTAGTGTTTTCAATATTTAGGCTAAATCCAGCGCCATTTTGTATGCTGGATGAAGTTGATGCACCGCTTGATGACGCCAACGTCGTACGTTTTTGCCGTTTGGTCGAAGAAATGTCACAATCGGTGCAATTTATATATATTAGTCACAATAAAATCGCCATGGAAATGGCGGGTAGACTGACGGGGGTGACCATGGCCGAACCGGGTGTTTCGCGTATGGTTGCCGTAGACATAGAACAAGCAGTGCAAATGGCACAAACGTAG